One segment of Paraburkholderia bonniea DNA contains the following:
- the aroQ gene encoding type II 3-dehydroquinate dehydratase: MTRLLVLHGPNLNLLGTREPEVYGHVTLPQIDQALSDRAGDAGVELTTFQSNHEGALVDRIQAARLEQTHFILINPAAYTHTSVAIRDALAGVGIPFVEIHLSNVHRREAFRHHSYLSDQAEGVICGFGWKGYLYALEFALDRLQAGAARG, translated from the coding sequence ATGACGCGATTGCTGGTACTGCATGGCCCGAATCTCAATCTTCTCGGCACCCGGGAACCAGAGGTCTATGGCCATGTGACATTGCCGCAAATCGATCAGGCGCTCTCTGACCGGGCTGGCGACGCCGGGGTCGAGCTCACCACCTTCCAGAGCAATCACGAAGGCGCACTAGTCGACCGGATTCAAGCTGCCCGCCTCGAACAAACCCACTTCATTCTGATTAATCCTGCCGCCTATACGCACACCAGCGTAGCGATCCGCGATGCACTCGCTGGCGTAGGCATTCCATTCGTCGAAATTCACCTGTCGAACGTGCATCGCCGCGAGGCATTCCGGCATCACTCGTATTTATCTGACCAGGCTGAAGGCGTGATTTGTGGTTTTGGCTGGAAGGGTTATCTGTACGCACTGGAATTCGCGCTCGACCGGCTTCAGGCCGGTGCCGCACGCGGCTAG
- the mtgA gene encoding monofunctional biosynthetic peptidoglycan transglycosylase, translated as MTATKRSHQPGLVRWSFYVGAVVASAWLATQAFYFIQIGVWNYVNPHSSAFMRADAWRLSADRPDLALQHQWVPYEQISRNLKRAIIASEDANFANNNGYETDAILQAWEKNKARGKIVSGGSTITQQLARNLFLSREKSYIRKGQELIITWMLETLLDKERIFEIYLNSVEWGNGVYGAQAAAGYYYKSSAAKLSSWQAARLAVMLPRPKYFDAHRNSPYLASRAGVIARRMGAAELPQ; from the coding sequence ATGACAGCAACCAAGCGTAGCCATCAGCCGGGTCTGGTGCGCTGGAGCTTCTACGTCGGCGCGGTGGTGGCCAGCGCATGGCTGGCGACTCAGGCGTTTTATTTCATCCAGATCGGCGTATGGAATTACGTCAATCCGCATTCGAGCGCGTTCATGCGCGCAGACGCATGGCGTCTCTCGGCCGACCGTCCTGATCTGGCGTTGCAGCACCAATGGGTGCCTTATGAGCAAATCTCACGCAATTTGAAGCGGGCGATTATTGCTTCGGAAGATGCCAATTTCGCCAATAACAACGGCTATGAAACCGACGCCATCCTGCAAGCTTGGGAAAAAAACAAGGCGCGCGGCAAGATTGTTTCAGGTGGTTCAACCATTACTCAGCAACTGGCGCGCAATCTGTTCTTGTCGCGCGAAAAGAGCTACATCCGCAAAGGCCAGGAACTCATCATCACGTGGATGCTTGAGACCCTGCTCGATAAAGAACGCATCTTTGAGATCTATCTGAATTCGGTTGAATGGGGCAATGGCGTCTATGGCGCGCAAGCCGCCGCAGGCTATTACTACAAGAGTTCGGCGGCAAAGCTCAGCAGTTGGCAGGCGGCGCGGCTGGCAGTGATGTTGCCGCGGCCGAAGTATTTTGATGCGCATCGCAACTCGCCGTATCTGGCATCACGCGCTGGCGTGATCGCACGGCGCATGGGCGCGGCCGAATTGCCACAGTAA
- a CDS encoding TlpA family protein disulfide reductase, translated as MKTKRILAAAAIAVLATLAGGYASHMFFNRSAHLATAPAQPNAVEQLWTAAVTNPDGASQSLSRFKGHAVVVNFWASWCAPCVEEMPELVALHHEYAKKGVQFIGLGVDSEQNVKAFLQKVNVDYPVYVTGFGGAELARAFGNQAGGLPFTVVIDANGVVRSTKLGQIQQKELRQTLDAL; from the coding sequence ATGAAAACCAAACGGATTCTGGCCGCAGCAGCCATCGCTGTACTCGCCACCCTGGCCGGTGGCTACGCCAGCCATATGTTCTTCAATCGCAGCGCACACCTGGCCACCGCCCCGGCGCAACCCAATGCGGTCGAACAGTTATGGACCGCCGCCGTCACCAACCCTGATGGCGCCAGCCAGTCATTGAGCCGCTTCAAAGGGCACGCGGTCGTGGTCAACTTCTGGGCTTCGTGGTGCGCTCCCTGCGTTGAGGAAATGCCCGAACTGGTCGCGCTACATCACGAGTACGCGAAAAAAGGCGTGCAGTTCATTGGGCTTGGCGTCGACTCAGAACAAAACGTCAAAGCCTTCCTGCAAAAAGTCAACGTGGATTACCCGGTGTATGTGACAGGGTTTGGCGGCGCTGAACTGGCACGGGCATTCGGCAATCAGGCCGGCGGCCTGCCCTTTACCGTCGTAATCGACGCCAACGGCGTCGTTCGCTCAACAAAACTAGGACAAATTCAGCAAAAAGAGTTGAGACAGACCCTTGATGCGCTGTAG
- a CDS encoding ribonuclease catalytic domain-containing protein, giving the protein MNVFFEESGSFKAGSVLSRQGDALQVELPGGRRTKVRTKDVLIEFDRPAAAELMEQADALAQGIDLGFLWECAPEEEFPFATLGAEYFGEAFGPVERAGLILRMHGAPVYFRRKGRGQYQRAPHEQLQMALASLERKRQQALVQAEYENEMKAGRLPEAFTGKVLGLLTKPDKNTIEYKALEAAAAARGMSMARLMLECGGIASPRALHEARFLSEQFPHGTAFPPVTVGPVPDDLPQAAIEAFSIDDITTTEIDDAFSVEHLADGRVRIGVHIAAPALGIERGDPVDAIARARLSTVYMPGDKITMLPDAVVEAFTLAEGGLRPALSLYVIVNRETQEIVASETRAERVFVKHNLRHNTLDELVSEESLAAGTGEYPHKDDIAVLWPFAQALFEKRQQARAGYGLRREVQRNTDFNFYVEGEHVTITPRRRGSPLDTIVAELAILANSSWGALLNDHGVPGIYRSQRAFGAPSGPKRTRMQTSAAPHEGLGVEQYAWSTSPLRRYVDLVNQWQLLACVRHGVTAKLVAPFKPKDADLFAVVQGFDDTYSAYADYQRRMEYFWCLRWLKQENKKQVAAAVVKDDLVRLEEIPLLLHVPGLGVHARGTRVLLEVMGLDELTIEASVRLLNVIAAPAAVTEHDAADEAADADADADAADEADEADEADESAERGEDEPDLADESTESEAEAQAEAQTGVASAATTAMDEATPDQAASTLIPSTPGS; this is encoded by the coding sequence GTGAACGTTTTTTTTGAGGAATCGGGCAGTTTCAAGGCAGGTAGCGTCCTGTCGCGTCAAGGCGACGCGCTTCAGGTCGAGCTGCCGGGCGGTCGCCGCACCAAAGTGCGCACTAAAGACGTGCTGATCGAATTCGACCGGCCAGCTGCGGCCGAGCTGATGGAGCAAGCCGATGCGCTGGCTCAAGGGATCGACCTGGGTTTTTTATGGGAATGCGCCCCCGAAGAAGAGTTTCCGTTTGCCACGCTAGGTGCTGAATATTTTGGTGAAGCTTTTGGCCCAGTTGAACGCGCTGGGCTGATTTTGCGCATGCATGGCGCGCCAGTGTATTTCCGCCGGAAGGGGCGCGGCCAGTATCAACGCGCACCGCATGAGCAGTTGCAGATGGCGTTGGCGTCGCTCGAACGCAAGCGTCAGCAGGCGCTGGTTCAGGCTGAATACGAAAACGAAATGAAGGCTGGCCGGTTGCCAGAGGCATTCACAGGCAAGGTGCTGGGCTTGCTGACCAAGCCTGACAAAAACACGATCGAATACAAGGCACTGGAAGCCGCGGCGGCGGCGCGCGGGATGTCGATGGCGCGCCTGATGCTGGAATGCGGTGGCATCGCCTCGCCGCGCGCGTTGCACGAAGCGCGTTTTTTATCAGAGCAGTTTCCGCATGGCACGGCTTTCCCGCCAGTAACTGTTGGCCCGGTTCCCGACGATTTGCCGCAGGCCGCCATCGAAGCCTTCTCGATTGACGACATCACCACGACCGAGATCGACGATGCGTTTTCGGTTGAGCATCTGGCGGATGGCCGCGTGCGTATCGGCGTGCATATCGCCGCGCCAGCGCTGGGCATTGAGCGTGGTGATCCGGTGGATGCGATTGCGCGCGCGCGTCTGTCCACTGTGTATATGCCGGGCGACAAAATCACGATGCTGCCCGATGCCGTGGTCGAAGCTTTCACGCTGGCCGAAGGCGGCTTGCGCCCCGCGTTGTCGCTGTATGTGATCGTGAACCGTGAGACTCAGGAGATCGTGGCCAGCGAAACCCGTGCCGAGCGCGTATTCGTTAAACACAACTTGCGCCACAACACGCTTGATGAACTGGTGAGTGAAGAAAGCCTCGCAGCAGGCACTGGCGAGTATCCGCACAAGGACGACATCGCAGTGCTCTGGCCGTTTGCTCAGGCGTTGTTCGAAAAGCGCCAGCAGGCTCGGGCCGGTTATGGCTTGCGGCGCGAAGTGCAGCGCAATACCGATTTCAATTTTTATGTCGAAGGCGAGCACGTGACGATCACGCCACGGCGGCGCGGCTCGCCGCTCGATACGATCGTCGCTGAGCTGGCGATCCTGGCGAATTCATCCTGGGGGGCGTTGCTGAACGATCACGGTGTGCCCGGCATCTACCGCTCGCAACGTGCGTTTGGTGCGCCCAGCGGCCCGAAGCGCACGCGCATGCAGACCAGCGCGGCACCGCACGAAGGCTTGGGGGTCGAGCAGTACGCGTGGAGCACCTCACCGTTGCGCCGTTATGTTGATCTGGTGAACCAGTGGCAGTTGCTGGCCTGCGTACGCCACGGCGTGACGGCCAAGCTCGTGGCCCCCTTCAAGCCTAAGGATGCGGATCTGTTTGCCGTGGTTCAGGGCTTTGACGATACGTATTCGGCGTATGCCGATTACCAGCGGCGCATGGAGTACTTCTGGTGTCTGCGCTGGCTTAAGCAGGAAAACAAAAAGCAGGTGGCGGCTGCTGTGGTGAAGGATGACCTGGTGCGTCTCGAAGAGATTCCACTGCTGCTGCACGTGCCCGGACTTGGCGTGCATGCGCGCGGCACGCGGGTGCTGCTGGAAGTGATGGGGCTTGATGAGCTGACGATTGAAGCCTCCGTGCGCTTGCTGAACGTGATTGCCGCGCCAGCAGCCGTGACAGAGCATGACGCAGCCGATGAAGCCGCAGACGCAGACGCAGACGCAGACGCAGCCGATGAAGCCGATGAAGCCGATGAAGCCGATGAAAGCGCTGAGCGCGGCGAAGATGAGCCGGACCTCGCGGATGAATCAACTGAAAGCGAAGCGGAAGCCCAAGCCGAGGCCCAGACCGGCGTGGCATCAGCCGCAACAACAGCAATGGACGAAGCCACACCAGATCAGGCGGCTAGCACCTTGATACCTTCGACGCCAGGAAGCTGA
- a CDS encoding CinA family protein, with protein sequence MSTDATLHQLAQQVGERLLDAHATLATAESCTGGMVASAITGIAGSSGWFERGFVTYSNQAKSEMLGVPARLIEAHGAVSEPVAQAMAEGALRHSKAQASLAITGIAGPSGGSEAKPVGTVSFGWSYGRHTRVATVRFDGNRQQVRQQAAEHALRELLVLLALAIDGETRRA encoded by the coding sequence ATGTCCACTGACGCCACACTGCATCAACTCGCGCAACAGGTCGGCGAGCGTTTGCTCGACGCTCACGCGACGCTTGCTACTGCCGAATCCTGCACCGGTGGCATGGTCGCCAGCGCAATCACCGGAATTGCCGGTAGCAGCGGCTGGTTTGAGCGCGGCTTCGTAACGTATTCGAATCAGGCTAAAAGCGAGATGCTTGGCGTGCCCGCCCGTTTGATCGAAGCGCATGGGGCGGTCAGCGAGCCGGTGGCGCAGGCGATGGCCGAAGGAGCCTTACGGCACAGCAAGGCGCAGGCTTCGCTGGCTATTACTGGAATTGCCGGGCCTTCGGGTGGTAGTGAGGCAAAGCCCGTTGGCACGGTGTCATTTGGCTGGAGCTACGGCCGCCACACACGCGTGGCAACCGTGCGCTTTGATGGCAACCGGCAGCAGGTTCGGCAGCAAGCCGCTGAGCACGCATTGCGTGAGCTGCTGGTGCTATTGGCTTTGGCTATTGACGGAGAAACCCGGCGCGCCTGA
- the pyrF gene encoding orotidine-5'-phosphate decarboxylase produces the protein MSSFIQMLRQSWQQTNSLLCVGLDPDPAKFPGALANRTEAIFAFCRDIVDATAPYASAFKPQIAYFAAHRAEDQLEQLIAHIHLHHPGLPVILDAKRGDIGSTAQQYAREAFERYRADAVTVNPYMGFDSLEPYLEHAGKGVIVLCRTSNPGGSDLQFLDAGGRPLYQVVAQLAAQQWNASGELGLVVGATFPQEIEIVRQITGDMPLLIPGIGAQGGDVEATVRAGRTTSGAGMLINSSRAIIYAGKGDDFAQAAALAAQKTRDQINAYR, from the coding sequence ATGTCTTCATTCATCCAGATGTTGCGTCAGTCATGGCAGCAAACGAACTCCCTGTTGTGCGTCGGTCTTGACCCCGATCCGGCTAAATTCCCGGGCGCATTGGCTAATCGCACCGAAGCGATTTTTGCTTTTTGCCGCGATATCGTTGACGCCACTGCACCTTACGCGTCGGCATTCAAACCGCAAATCGCGTACTTTGCCGCGCATCGCGCTGAAGATCAGCTAGAGCAATTGATCGCGCATATTCATTTGCACCATCCTGGGTTGCCGGTGATTCTCGACGCCAAGCGTGGCGACATTGGCAGCACTGCGCAACAATATGCCCGCGAAGCCTTTGAGCGCTATCGTGCCGATGCCGTGACGGTGAATCCCTATATGGGTTTTGATTCGCTTGAGCCGTATCTCGAGCACGCTGGCAAAGGGGTGATTGTGTTGTGCCGCACCTCGAACCCGGGTGGTTCTGATCTGCAGTTTCTGGATGCCGGTGGCCGGCCGCTGTATCAGGTCGTGGCGCAACTGGCTGCGCAGCAATGGAACGCGAGTGGCGAGCTGGGGCTGGTGGTGGGCGCGACGTTTCCGCAGGAAATCGAAATCGTGCGGCAGATTACCGGCGACATGCCGTTACTGATTCCTGGAATTGGCGCTCAGGGCGGCGACGTCGAAGCCACCGTGCGGGCAGGACGCACGACGTCAGGGGCAGGCATGCTGATTAATTCATCGCGGGCGATTATTTATGCTGGCAAGGGCGATGATTTCGCTCAGGCCGCAGCGCTTGCCGCACAGAAAACCCGAGATCAGATCAACGCTTATCGCTGA
- a CDS encoding YqiA/YcfP family alpha/beta fold hydrolase yields MILYLHGFRSSPDSFKARVLAARLAALGRSDEWCCPMLPVSPLAAVELVETLVSAAPAGPVSVIGSSLGGYFATYLAQKHGWPAALLNPAIVPQRDLTAYLGEQPLWHGGGSIVVEPHHLDELRSLEVTAITHPERYFLLAAKGDEVLDYRDMLARYPGAHTRVLEGSNHAISEFGQYADEVLAFCDAAPRVPGG; encoded by the coding sequence GTGATTCTGTATCTGCATGGCTTTCGCTCGTCGCCTGATTCATTCAAGGCGCGCGTGCTGGCCGCCCGGCTCGCTGCGCTGGGGCGCAGTGACGAATGGTGCTGCCCAATGCTGCCGGTGTCCCCGCTGGCGGCGGTGGAGCTGGTCGAAACGCTGGTCAGCGCGGCACCGGCTGGGCCGGTTAGCGTGATTGGCAGCTCGCTGGGCGGCTACTTCGCCACGTATCTGGCGCAAAAACATGGCTGGCCCGCTGCGCTGCTCAATCCCGCGATCGTGCCGCAACGCGATCTCACTGCATATCTGGGCGAACAGCCGCTGTGGCATGGCGGCGGCAGTATCGTCGTCGAGCCGCATCATCTGGATGAATTGCGCTCGCTTGAGGTCACCGCTATCACGCATCCAGAACGCTATTTTTTGCTGGCCGCCAAAGGCGATGAAGTGCTTGATTATCGAGATATGCTCGCGCGTTATCCGGGGGCGCATACCCGAGTGCTAGAGGGCAGCAATCACGCCATCAGCGAGTTCGGGCAATACGCTGACGAGGTGCTCGCGTTTTGCGATGCGGCTCCGCGCGTGCCGGGCGGGTAA
- the aroE gene encoding shikimate dehydrogenase: protein MSQTHLPDRYVVMGNPVEHSKSPRIHALFAQQTGEPLEYGRLCPAVEAFEQEALAFFADGGRGANVTVPFKLRAFALASKLSPRAMAAGAVNTLRQDASGIYGDNTDGVGLVRDIEVNLQRPLGGQRILLLGAGGAAQGVVLPLLERGPAQLTIANRTAATAQALASRFAAAAASAALAGTAAAVAACTLTGGGPQQIEPQAYDIIINATAGSLDGALPECDERAFGPGTLAYDMMYSAQPTVFMQHARALGARAEDGLGMLVEQAAEAFFVWRDKRPDSAPVLKLLRDEMRASGGAV, encoded by the coding sequence ATGAGCCAGACGCATTTGCCTGACCGTTATGTGGTGATGGGGAATCCGGTGGAGCACAGCAAATCGCCGCGTATCCACGCTTTGTTCGCACAACAAACAGGTGAGCCGCTGGAATATGGCCGGTTGTGCCCCGCAGTCGAAGCTTTCGAGCAGGAGGCCCTGGCGTTTTTCGCTGATGGCGGGCGGGGGGCGAATGTCACTGTGCCGTTCAAACTGCGGGCTTTCGCGCTGGCCAGCAAGCTGTCGCCGCGGGCGATGGCAGCCGGTGCGGTGAATACCTTGCGTCAGGATGCCAGCGGCATTTATGGCGACAACACGGATGGCGTGGGTCTGGTCCGCGATATCGAAGTTAATCTGCAGCGGCCGCTTGGCGGGCAGCGGATTTTGCTGCTGGGCGCAGGCGGCGCGGCGCAAGGCGTGGTGCTGCCTCTGCTGGAGCGGGGCCCTGCGCAACTGACGATTGCCAACCGCACGGCAGCCACCGCGCAGGCGCTGGCCAGCCGTTTTGCCGCAGCGGCGGCTTCTGCAGCGCTTGCTGGAACAGCCGCAGCCGTTGCCGCTTGCACGCTGACCGGTGGCGGCCCGCAACAGATTGAGCCGCAAGCCTACGACATCATCATCAACGCGACAGCGGGTAGTTTGGATGGTGCTTTGCCGGAATGCGACGAGCGCGCGTTTGGTCCCGGCACGCTGGCTTACGACATGATGTACAGCGCCCAGCCAACGGTGTTTATGCAGCATGCGCGCGCGCTGGGTGCCCGGGCTGAAGATGGCTTGGGCATGCTGGTTGAGCAGGCGGCTGAAGCATTTTTTGTCTGGCGCGACAAACGGCCTGATAGCGCACCTGTGCTGAAGCTGTTGCGCGATGAGATGCGGGCCTCAGGCGGCGCTGTCTGA
- a CDS encoding phosphatidylglycerophosphatase A family protein, whose protein sequence is MPTNPSLDPASVSPNTPGAPRRATARFMLSHPLHLISLGFGSGLAPFAPGTFGTLLGWASFAAFSHYLTVIEWGVLIAVGFFAGIVICGFTAKKLGTDDPSPVVWDEIVAMWLVLLLVSPVSFSGQLGAFLVFRFFDALKPPPIRYFDRKLKGGFGIMFDDLVAAFFTLLVIALWRMWA, encoded by the coding sequence ATGCCGACTAACCCCTCACTCGACCCAGCCAGCGTATCGCCCAACACCCCTGGAGCACCGCGTCGCGCCACCGCACGTTTCATGCTGTCGCATCCGCTGCATCTGATTTCACTGGGGTTTGGCAGCGGGCTCGCCCCCTTTGCGCCGGGCACTTTCGGCACCCTGCTTGGCTGGGCCTCTTTCGCTGCCTTCAGCCACTATCTGACGGTGATCGAATGGGGTGTGCTGATCGCAGTTGGTTTTTTTGCCGGTATCGTGATTTGCGGCTTTACAGCGAAAAAGCTCGGCACAGACGATCCATCGCCTGTCGTCTGGGATGAAATCGTCGCCATGTGGCTCGTGTTGCTGCTGGTGTCGCCGGTCAGCTTTAGTGGTCAGTTGGGGGCGTTCCTGGTGTTCCGTTTCTTCGATGCGCTGAAGCCGCCCCCAATCCGCTATTTCGACCGCAAGCTCAAAGGTGGCTTCGGCATCATGTTCGACGATCTGGTGGCGGCGTTCTTCACGCTGCTGGTGATTGCGCTGTGGCGCATGTGGGCCTGA
- the mpl gene encoding UDP-N-acetylmuramate:L-alanyl-gamma-D-glutamyl-meso-diaminopimelate ligase, with protein MHIHILGICGTFMGGLAVLAREAGHTVTGCDAGVYPPMSTQLEAQGIRLIEGYGAEQLELQPDLFVVGNVVSRGNPLMEAILDRGLPYTSGPQWLGEHVLNGKWVLAVAGTHGKTTTSSMLAWLLDDAGLNPGFLIGGVPLNFGVSARLTDSSFFVIEADEYDTAFFDKRSKFVHYRPRTVVLNNLEFDHADIFADLAAIETQFHHLVRTVPGVGRIVTNGQQDALERVLTRGCWSEVERFGVAGGWQALAAEDGVPVDQRFAVYWQSQRVGHVEWQVQGEHNRMNALAALAAARHVGVPPAQAAQSLGAFRNVKRRMEIRGSVDGVTVYDDFAHHPSAIATTIAGLRTRVGRERTRILAVLEPRSNTMKLGVMKAQLPASLADADKVFGYGASAGRDALGWDLAQALAALGDKAQAFHQLDELVHAVVAQAQPGDQILVMSNGGFGGVHQKLLDALSARRIGRERGVA; from the coding sequence ATGCATATTCACATCCTCGGCATCTGCGGCACGTTCATGGGCGGTTTGGCGGTTTTGGCGCGGGAGGCGGGGCACACCGTGACCGGATGCGACGCCGGGGTCTACCCACCCATGAGCACCCAACTGGAGGCCCAGGGCATTCGTCTGATAGAAGGCTATGGCGCGGAACAGCTTGAGCTGCAGCCGGATCTGTTTGTGGTGGGGAATGTGGTTTCGCGCGGCAATCCGCTGATGGAGGCGATTCTTGATCGCGGTCTGCCGTATACGTCGGGGCCGCAATGGCTCGGCGAACATGTTTTGAACGGCAAATGGGTGCTGGCAGTGGCGGGCACGCATGGCAAAACCACCACGAGTTCGATGCTGGCCTGGCTGCTGGACGATGCCGGGCTGAATCCGGGCTTTCTGATCGGTGGCGTGCCGCTGAATTTCGGCGTATCGGCACGGCTGACTGATTCGAGCTTCTTCGTGATCGAGGCCGACGAATACGACACCGCGTTTTTCGACAAGCGTTCGAAATTCGTGCATTACCGGCCACGCACCGTCGTGCTGAACAACCTTGAATTCGATCACGCCGATATCTTTGCCGATCTCGCTGCCATCGAAACCCAGTTTCATCATCTGGTTCGCACCGTGCCGGGCGTTGGCCGCATTGTCACAAATGGGCAACAGGATGCGTTAGAGCGGGTGCTTACGCGTGGCTGCTGGAGCGAGGTCGAGCGCTTTGGGGTGGCGGGTGGCTGGCAGGCGCTGGCGGCTGAAGATGGCGTGCCGGTCGACCAGCGTTTCGCGGTGTACTGGCAAAGCCAGCGTGTGGGCCACGTCGAGTGGCAGGTGCAGGGAGAACATAACCGGATGAATGCGCTAGCCGCGCTGGCGGCTGCCCGTCATGTCGGTGTGCCGCCAGCGCAGGCTGCGCAGTCGCTGGGCGCTTTTCGCAACGTGAAGCGGCGGATGGAGATTCGCGGCAGCGTGGATGGCGTGACGGTCTATGACGATTTCGCGCATCACCCCAGTGCGATTGCGACCACTATCGCCGGGCTGCGCACGCGGGTCGGACGTGAGCGCACGCGGATTCTGGCGGTGCTGGAGCCGCGCTCAAATACGATGAAACTCGGCGTGATGAAGGCTCAGTTGCCAGCTAGCCTGGCTGACGCGGACAAGGTGTTTGGCTATGGCGCGTCAGCGGGACGCGACGCGCTGGGCTGGGATCTGGCGCAGGCGCTGGCCGCGCTGGGTGACAAGGCCCAGGCGTTTCATCAGCTTGATGAGCTGGTCCACGCAGTGGTTGCGCAAGCGCAGCCAGGCGACCAGATTCTGGTGATGAGCAACGGCGGGTTCGGCGGCGTACACCAGAAGCTGCTCGATGCGCTTTCCGCGCGGCGTATCGGGAGAGAGCGAGGTGTCGCGTGA
- a CDS encoding UDP-N-acetylmuramate--alanine ligase has translation MVRKSHFDPQRVREEIAIAAARLIAEDGLDYSTAKRKAARQITGEARLAGEWLPGNDQIEEEIREYQALFQSESQPLLLRRLREAALDWMQRLAPFNPYLTGAVLSGTAGVHSDVHLQMFHDNSKEIAIYLLNARIQYDVTETRHFAGRGDVETLSFLWRPASTPNQTEPGAEPVGIHLALYTTDDLRGAVRANARGRQARADARAVQALLDASQPLAHPASH, from the coding sequence ATGGTGCGCAAATCACATTTCGATCCCCAGCGCGTGCGCGAAGAAATCGCCATCGCCGCGGCCCGTCTGATCGCTGAAGACGGTCTCGACTACTCCACAGCCAAACGCAAAGCAGCCCGGCAGATAACCGGAGAAGCCCGCCTAGCGGGTGAATGGCTGCCCGGCAACGACCAGATTGAAGAAGAAATACGCGAATATCAGGCGCTATTCCAAAGCGAGAGCCAGCCCTTGCTGCTGCGACGGCTGCGCGAAGCCGCACTCGACTGGATGCAGCGGCTTGCGCCCTTCAACCCCTATCTGACCGGCGCGGTGTTAAGCGGCACAGCGGGCGTGCATTCGGATGTGCATCTGCAGATGTTTCACGACAACAGCAAAGAAATTGCGATTTATCTTCTCAACGCCAGAATTCAATACGACGTCACCGAAACCCGTCATTTCGCCGGGCGCGGCGACGTCGAAACCCTGAGCTTCCTTTGGCGTCCCGCCAGCACACCCAATCAAACGGAACCAGGCGCTGAACCGGTCGGCATCCACCTTGCGCTTTACACCACCGACGATCTGCGCGGCGCAGTCCGGGCCAACGCCCGTGGCCGCCAGGCCCGAGCCGACGCGCGCGCAGTGCAGGCTCTGCTGGATGCCAGCCAGCCCTTGGCCCACCCGGCTTCCCACTAG
- the thiL gene encoding thiamine-phosphate kinase, translating to MLSEFSLIERFFARRHQTSRHALLGIGDDCALLAPPSGEVLAVSTDMLVEGRHFFANAEPHALGHKALAVNLSDLAAMGARPLAFTLALALPEARESWLAAFSAGLFELAERHGCELIGGDTTAGPLNLCLTVFGSVAPQQAMRRDAAQAGDDIWISGTLGDARAGLGVLRGEWSAAPADALLFRHALEQPEPRIALGLALRGLAHAALDLSDGLAGDLNHILLRSQLWAQVDVDAVPRSSALRRLPLEVQRQVTLAGGDDYELCFTAPVTARAKIEAASRQVNVPVTRIGTLNSTGNSANAASTIRAAKITPPASRITWTDAAGTPLNLTLQGFDHFHAD from the coding sequence ATGCTTTCCGAGTTCTCGCTAATTGAGCGTTTTTTTGCCCGCCGCCATCAAACCAGCCGTCACGCGCTGTTAGGAATCGGCGATGACTGCGCGTTGCTTGCGCCGCCAAGCGGCGAGGTGCTCGCGGTCTCAACCGACATGCTGGTCGAAGGACGGCACTTTTTCGCCAATGCCGAGCCACACGCGCTGGGTCATAAAGCGCTAGCGGTTAATTTGTCCGATCTCGCCGCGATGGGTGCCCGCCCGCTGGCGTTCACGCTCGCGCTGGCGCTACCCGAGGCGCGCGAAAGCTGGCTGGCGGCATTTAGCGCGGGCTTGTTCGAACTCGCTGAACGCCATGGCTGTGAGCTGATAGGTGGCGATACCACGGCGGGGCCGCTCAACCTGTGCCTGACGGTGTTCGGCAGCGTCGCGCCACAGCAGGCCATGCGGCGCGATGCGGCGCAAGCGGGTGACGATATCTGGATCTCCGGCACGCTAGGCGATGCCCGTGCGGGTCTTGGCGTGCTACGCGGCGAATGGTCAGCCGCGCCCGCCGATGCGTTGCTCTTTCGCCATGCACTTGAGCAGCCCGAGCCGCGCATTGCGCTGGGCCTGGCGTTACGCGGGTTGGCTCACGCAGCGCTGGATCTATCGGATGGGCTCGCGGGTGATCTGAACCATATCCTGCTGCGCTCACAACTTTGGGCCCAGGTGGATGTCGATGCCGTGCCGCGCTCCTCTGCGCTGCGCCGCTTGCCGCTTGAGGTTCAACGTCAGGTCACGCTGGCAGGCGGTGACGATTACGAACTGTGCTTCACCGCCCCTGTCACAGCACGCGCAAAAATCGAGGCGGCAAGCCGCCAGGTGAATGTGCCCGTCACCCGTATCGGCACGCTCAATAGCACCGGAAACAGCGCCAATGCCGCCAGTACAATACGCGCTGCCAAAATTACGCCGCCTGCCTCCCGAATCACCTGGACGGACGCAGCAGGCACGCCACTCAACCTGACCTTGCAAGGCTTCGATCATTTCCATGCCGACTAA